Proteins found in one Anoplolepis gracilipes chromosome 7, ASM4749672v1, whole genome shotgun sequence genomic segment:
- the Tor gene encoding serine/threonine-protein kinase mTOR isoform X1 yields the protein MFYTLIYTSNNKTMSSILMQQFVQRLKSRNEEARNKAARDLCLYVKRELREASQEEITAFMDEFNHHIFEMVSASDINEKKGGILAIVCLIGADVGNFNTRTVRFANYLRNLIPSNDVGVMQLAAKTVGKLALVSGTYTAEYVEFEVKRAFEWLGADRHDGRRHAAVLVLRELAVSVPTYFFQQVTPFFELIFNAIHDPKPVIREGAVEALRAALVVTAQRETAKQMHKSQWYKQCYDEVVDGFEEVHTKERGINRDDRIHGSLLVLNELLRCSNVQWERNYEALMERLNGSTQNENDILSLMPRLKTTIVSKWARSSQNASTSQHTLYPAHESTVCRCLMQERLDDMYNDIMNQKISRNPHIQHALMMLLPRLAAFNKEKFIKDHLKESLAYLLLILRSREKDRYAAFTSIGFIAVAVEDAINPYLPKIMEVIKSLLPSKETPSKKRISLEPAVFVCITLLGHAVKQVIASDVRDLLEPMFQTGLSPILTTALRELAHSIPSLQVDISQGLLRMLSQVLMQKPLRHPGAPWTVTSPNSAADDVSSTVLALKTLGTFNFDNNPLLQFVKRCADHFLTSEQAEVRLEAVKTCSRLLRLTLNQSGPTVITTVSTVLGKLLVVGITDTDPDVRLWVLASLDDSFDVQLAQAENLSALFIAMNDEMFEIRELAVRTVGRLSTLNPAYVMPSLRKTLVQFLTELEHSGMGRNKEQAARMLDHLVVTAPRLVRPYMEPILKVLVPKLKESDPNPGVILAVLRAIGDLAEVNGAEMQQWMPELSSILLEMLVDASSPEKRGVALWVFGQLVGSTGHVVKPYMQYPTLLDVLINFLKTEQQPIIRRETIRVLGLLGALDPYKHKMNLGQIDCQLDTLSSMADTKSDVENTQDLTTSEMLVNMSPSTLEEFYPAIAITTLMRIIREPTLSQHHTMVVQAVTFIFKSLGIKCVPYISQVMPSFLNVVHTADINFREFLFQQLAVLIAIVKQHIRNYLDDIFTLIKEFWTVNSPLQTTLILLVEQIAVALGAEFKIYLPQLMPPILRVLTHDTSKDRAVTVKLLLALQTFGNNLDNYLHLVLPPIVKLFYANDCPIAVNKVALETVDLLADTLDFTDFASRIVHTLVRTLDQCPELRNTAMDTLCAVVMQLGKKYQIFIVLVQKVMTKHKIVNSRYDVLVDKILTDTTATDGEDFLLMRMRHSRNKNRELSLTPSETTTIKKLHVSASNLQKAWTATRRVSKDDWLEWLRCFSIGLLKESPSPALRSCWALAQTYAVLPRDLFNAAFVSCWTELNENYRTELIQTLHQALMVPDLPTEVTQTILNLAEFMEHCDKGPLPLDNKILGDTAMHCRAYAKALHYKEDEFHKSRSSNVFESLISINNKLQQKEAAEGLLEYVMNQHNQQDLKVQIRWYEKLHNWDKALQLYQERLESNSTDVESILGEMRCLEALGEWGQLHEIATKQWSSNQCDDIKQRMSRMAAAAAWGLGQWESMQKYVSLIPKDSQDGAFYRAVLAIHDEQYNVAHQLIDSARDLLDTELTAMAGESYQRAYNAMVEVQKLAELEEVIQFKLVPERRTAIKAMWWERLQGGQKIVEDWQKIIQVHTLVVSPQDDMYTWLKYASLCRKSGSLMLCHKTLVMLMGTDPSLTPDQPLPTTHPQVTFAYCKHLWVANKREEAYGQLQRFVQTYLHPTTAAVTTNQDDEKQHESKKRVLARCYLKLGEWLEALQGINERSIPAVLSYYAAATEHDPTWYKAWHAFAYTNYETVLFYKHQQGNDSAPTEAAVPGNGTRNNLSQYISQFTVPAVEGFFRSINLSDGNSLQDTLRLLTLWFDYGQWPEVYDAVVEGIRLIEINTWLQVIPQLIARIDTPRALVGRCIHHLLIDIGKTHPQALVYPLTVASKSASHARKTAANKILKSMCEHSPTLVQQAMMASDELIRVAILWHELWHEGLEEASRLYFGERNVRGMFDTLEPLHAMLERGPQTLKETSFNQAYGRDLMEAQEWCHRYKASRNVRDLNQAWDLYYHVFRRISRQLPQLTSLELQYVSPKLLLCRDLELAVPGSYSPGQPIVRIASIHSSMQVITSKQRPRKLCIKGSNGKDYMFLLKGHEDLRQDERVMQLFGLVNTLLLHDPDTFRRNLTIQRYAVIPLSTNSGLIGWVPYCDTLHTLIRDYREKKKILLNIEHRIMLRMAPDYDHLMLMQKVEVFEHALEHTHGDDLARLLWLKSPSSEIWFDRRTNYTRSLAVMSMVGYILGLGDRHPSNLMLDRLSGKILHIDFGDCFEVAMTREKFPEKIPFRLTRMLINAMEVTGIEGTYRRTCESVMSVLHRNKDSLMAVLEAFVYDPLLNWRLMDNAVPKGKRSDAQSMSTSSSQEQGDMLDSLTATLPKKGVPCSIENGGKADNNQPEALNKKALAIITRVRDKLTGRDFSHEESLSVRRQVDLLIQQATNNENLCQCYIGWCPFW from the exons ATGTTTTACACCTTGATTTATACAtccaataataaaacaatgtcGAGTATATTAATGCAACAATTTGTTCAACGACTCAAGTCAAGGAATGAGGAGGCACGTAACAAAGCGGCGCGCGACTTGTGCCTGTACGTCAAGAGAGAGTTGCGAGAAGCATCGCAGGAAGAGATTACAGCTTTTATGGATGAATTTAATCATCACATATTTGAAATGGTATCTGCCTCTGATATAAATGAGAAGAAGGGTGGTATATTAGCCATAGTTTGCCTTATAGGAGCAGACGTAGGTAATTTTAACACACGAACGGTACGATTTGCCAATTACCTTAGGAACTTGATACCTTCCAACGATGTAGGTGTTATGCAATTAGCTGCGAAGACTGTTGGGAAATTAGCCCTTGTTTCGGGCACTTACACAGCCGAGTACGTGGAGTTTGAGGTGAAACGTGCCTTCGAATGGCTTGGCGCAGACAGACACGATGGTAGAAGACACGCCGCCGTGCTTGTGCTGAGAGAACTCGCTGTCTCTGTGCCAACATACTTTTTTCAACAAGTTACACCGTTTTTCGAATTGATATTTAACGCTATACATGATCCTAAACCAGTTATACGGGAGGGCGCTGTGGAAGCTTTGAGAGCAGCACTGGTAGTCACCGCTCAGAGGGAAACTGCGAAACAAATGCACAAGTCTCAATGGTATAAACAATGCTACGACGAAGTAGTCGACGGATTCGAAGAGGTCCATACGAAGGAGAGGGGCATTAACAGGGACGATAGGATACATGGCTCGTTATTGGTGTTAAATGAGCTGCTGAGATGTAGTAATGTACAGTGGGAAAGGAATTACGAGGCTTTAATGGAGAGACTAAATGGTTCTACgcaaaatgaaaatgatattCTTTCTTTGATGCCACGCTTGAAGACAACAATAGTATCCAAGTGGGCTAGGTCCTCGCAGAACGCTTCCACGTCTCAACACACCTTATATCCAGCGCACGAATCAACTGTTTGCCGATGTTTAATGCAAGAAAGATTGGATGATATGTACAACGACATTATGAATCAAAAGATATCGAGAAATCCGCACATTCAACATGCCCTTATGATGTTATTGCCGAGGCTTGCCGCATTTaacaaagagaaatttataaaagatcatCTGAAAGAGTCGTTGGCGTATCTTCTGTTGATCTTGCGCAGTCGCGAAAAGGATCGCTATGCCGCTTTCACGTCAATTGGTTTTATAGCTGTAGCGGTAGAGGACGCGATAAATCCCTACTTACCAAAGATTATGGAAGTGATCAAAAGTCTACTCCCGTCTAAGGAAACGCCAAGCAAGAAACGTATCTCCTTAGAACCCGCGGTATTTGTTTGCATCACTTTGCTTGGTCACGCTGTTAAACAAGTCATAGCTTCCGACGTTAGGGATCTGTTAGAGCCCATGTTCCAAACTGGATTGAGCCCAATTTTAACTACGGCACTCAGAGAACTGGCGCACAGCATCCCGTCTCTGCAAGTAGATATATCTCAAGGTCTCTTGCGAATGTTATCTCAGGTTTTGATGCAAAAGCCATTGAGACATCCTGGAGCGCCGTGGACGGTGACAAGTCCTAATTCCGCAGCGGATGACGTCTCGTCAACGGTACTCGCATTAAAGACTCTAGGCACATTTAACTTTGATAATAATCCGCTGTTACAATTCGTAAAAAGATGCGCGGATCACTTTTTAACATCGGAACAGGCAGAGGTCCGATTGGAGGCTGTGAAAACGTGTTCAAGATTATTGAGATTGACGCTGAATCAATCTGGTCCTACGGTAATCACCACCGTTTCAACTGTTCTTGGTAAATTGTTAGTCGTAGGAATAACCGATACGGATCCCGATGTTCGACTATGGGTATTGGCATCGTTGGACGATTCCTTTGATGTTCAATTGGCACAAGCGGAGAATTTATCCGCGCTATTTATCGCTATGAACGACGAGATGTTCGAGATAAGGGAATTAGCAGTTCGTACCGTCGGACGACTTAGCACATTAAATCCCGCTTATGTTATGCCGTCGTTGAGGAAGACTTTGGTGCAATTTCTCACGGAATTGGAACACTCGGGAATGGGTCGTAATAAAGAACAGGCCGCCCGTATGTTGGATCACCTAGTCGTCACCGCGCCGAGACTCGTTCGACCATATATGGAACCGATCCTGAAAGTTCTCGTaccaaaattaaaagaatccGATCCGAATCCCGGAGTAATATTAGCTGTCTTGCGTGCGATCGGTGATCTTGCGGAAGTCAACGGTGCCGAAATGCAACAATGGATGCCCGAACTCTCGTCGATATTGCTAGAAATGTTAGTAGATGCTAGCTCGCCCGAGAAAAGAGGTGTGGCATTGTGGGTGTTCGGTCAGTTGGTCGGTAGTACCGGTCACGTAGTAAAACCATACATGCAATATCCAACCTTGCTGGACGTTCTTATCAATTTCCTCAAGACCGAGCAACAACCAATTATCAGGAGAGAGACCATCCGAGTACTTGGACTGTTAGGTGCATTGGATCCGTACAAACACAAGATGAACCTTGGACAGATTGACTGCCAGTTAGACACGCTTAGTTCGATGGCGGACACCAAGAGCGACGTGGAGAATACTCAGGACTTGACTACCAGCGAGATGTTGGTGAATATGTCGCCGTCCACGTTGGAGGAGTTTTATCCAGCGATCGCTATTACGACCCTCATGCGAATTATTCGTGAACCGACCTTATCCCAGCATCACACTATGGTGGTACAAGCGGTGACCTTTATATTCAAAAGTCTTGGGATAAAATGCGTGCCGTACATTTCGCAGGTGATGCCGAGCTTCCTGAACGTCGTGCATACGgcagatataaattttcgagAATTCCTGTTTCAACAATTGGCCGTTCTCATTGCCATCGTCAAGCAACATATACGAAATTACTTGGATGATATATTCACTTTGATCAAAGAATTCTGGACCGTGAACAGTCCGTTGCAGACTACGTTGATACTTTTGGTTGAGCAGATCGCAGTGGCCTTGGGAGCGGAATTCAAGATCTACCTACCACAACTAATGCCTCCGATACTAAGAGTACTGACACACGACACCAGCAAAGATCGCGCGGTAACAGTCAAGTTGCTTCTGGCACTACAAACATTCGGAAACAATCTGGACAATTATCTGCATCTCGTTCTACCGCCAATTGTAAAGTTGTTTTACGCAAACGATTGCCCGATAGCCGTAAATAAAGTTGCGCTCGAGACGGTCGATCTCTTGGCAGATACGCTGGATTTCACAGACTTCGCGTCACGAATTGTTCACACTTTAGTACGTACGTTGGATCAATGTCCGGAGCTGAGGAACACGGCTATGGACACGCTCTGCGCCGTCGTAATGCAATTGGGCAAAAAGTATCAAATTTTCATCGTGTTAGTGCAAAAAGTCATGACGAAGCACAAGATTGTCAATTCCCGATATGACGTTCTAGTAGACAAAATTCTTACCGACACGACCGCGACGGACGGTGAAGATTTCTTGCTAATGAGGATGCGACACTCGCGCAATAAGAATCGTGAGCTGTCCTTGACACCTTCGGAGACGACCACGATTAAGAAATTGCACGTGTCAGCCTCTAACTTGCAGAAAGCATGGACGGCAACGCGACGAGTGTCCAAGGATGATTGGCTCGAGTGGTTGCGGTGTTTTTCCATTGGTCTGCTCAAAGAGTCCCCGTCTCCAGCTCTGAGATCTTGTTGGGCATTGGCGCAAACGTACGCCGTGTTACCGCGAGATCTATTCAACGCGGCTTTTGTCTCATGTTGGACTGAATTAAACGAAAATTACAGGACAGAACTTATACAGACTCTGCATCAAGCGTTAATGGTTCCCGATCTACCCACCGAAGTGACGCAGACCATCTTGAACCTGGCTGAATTTATGGAGCACTGCGACAAAGGCCCGTTGCCTTTGGATAACAAGATTCTCGGGGACACGGCGATGCATTGTCGCGCGTACGCTAAAGCGTTGCACTATAAAGAAGACGAGTTTCACAAAAGTAGAAGCAGTAACGTATTCGAGTCTCTCATCTCCATCAATAATAAGCTTCAACAGAAAGAGGCGGCCGAAGGTTTGTTGGAGTATGTAATGAATCAGCATAATCAACAGGATCTTAAAGTACAGATACGTTGGTACGAGAAGCTTCACAACTGGGACAAGGCGCTGCAATTGTACCAGGAACGTTTGGAGAGCAATTCTACGGATGTGGAATCTATCCTGGGCGAGATGCGTTGTCTAGAGGCTCTCGGCGAGTGGGGCCAACTACATGAGATCGCTACGAAACAATGGTCGTCAAATCAATGCGACGACATCAAGCAAAGAATGTCGAGGATGGCGGCAGCCGCGGCATGGGGTTTGGGTCAGTGGGAAAGTATGCAAAAGTATGTCTCGCTGATACCAAAGGACTCTCAAGACGGAGCATTTTACAGAGCAGTACTGGCGATCCACGACGAACAATACAACGTCGCGCATCAACTCATCGACAGCGCGAGAGATCTGTTGGACACTGAGCTGACCGCGATGGCTGGCGAGAGCTATCAACGAGCGTACAATGCCATGGTGGAGGTACAAAAATTGGCAGAGTTGGAGGAGGTGATACAGTTCAAGTTAGTACCCGAACGGAGAACAGCTATCAAGGCCATGTGGTGGGAGAGACTTCAAGGCGGACAGAAAATAGTGGAAGACTGGCAGAAGATCATACAGGTGCATACGTTGGTAGTCTCGCCGCAGGATGACATGTACACGTGGCTCAAGTACGCCAGTCTCTGCCGAAAAAGCGGCAGCTTGATGTTGTGTCACAAAACATTGGTGATGTTAATGGGCACGGATCCGTCTTTGACTCCGGATCAACCCTTACCGACCACTCATCCCCAAGTGACTTTTGCTTACTGCAAGCACCTGTGGGTCGCGAATAAACGTGAAGAAGCTTACGGTCAGTTGCAGCGATTCGTGCAGACTTATTTGCATCCGACAACAGCGGCAGTAACGACGAATCAGGACGACGAGAAGCAACACGAGAGCAAAAAGAGAGTGCTCGCCAGATGCTATCTCAAGCTCGGCGAGTGGCTGGAAGCCTTGCAGGGGATAAACGAGCGCTCTATTCCCGCGGTATTATCTTATTACGCCGCAGCGACGGAACACGATCCTACGTGGTACAAAGCGTGGCACGCGTTCGCCTATACTAATTACGAAACTGTACTGTTCTACAAGCATCAACAGGGCAACGATTCCGCGCCCACAGAAGCAGCTGTACCCGGGAACGGAACGCGCAATAATCTTTCGCAATATATATCTCAGTTTACTGTACCCGCTGTGGAAGGATTTTTCAGATCCATCAATTTGTCGGATGGAAATTCCCTGCAAGATACTCTCCGTCTGCTGACGCTCTGGTTCGATTATGGCCAATGGCCGGAAGTGTACGACGCCGTCGTCGAAGGTATAAGATTGATAGAAATAAACACCTGGCTGCAAGTGATCCCACAACTTATAGCCAGGATCGACACTCCTAGGGCGCTAGTTGGCCGTTGTATACACCATCTTCTTATAGACATAGGAAAAACGCATCCTCAGGCTCTGGTTTATCCGTTAACGGTAGCCTCGAAGAGCGCCAGTCATGCAAGAAAGACCGCGgctaataaaattctcaaaagcATGTGCGAGCACAGCCCAACGTTGGTCCAGCAAGCCATGATGGCGAGCGACGAGCTTATCAGGGTCGCAATTTTATGGCACGAACTATGGCACGAAGGTTTGGAGGAGGCCAGTAGATTGTATTTTGGCGAGAGAAATGTTAGAGGCATGTTCGACACCCTGGAGCCGTTACACGCCATGCTCGAAAGGGGGCCGCAAACTTTAAAAGAGACTTCTTTCAATCAAGCTTATGGAAGGGACTTGATGGAAGCGCAAGAATGGTGTCATAGGTATAAAGCGTCACGAAACGTTCGAGATTTGAATCAAGCTTgggatttatattatcatgtgTTTCGGAGGATATCTCGACAACTGCCGCAATTGACCAGTTTAGAATTGCAATACGTTAGCCCGAAATTGCTTCTATGTCGAGACTTGGAGTTGGCCGTACCGGGAAGTTACAGTCCTGGTCAACCTATAGTGAGAATAGCTAGTATTCATAGTTCTATGCAAGTGATAACCAGCAAACAGAGACCACGGAAACTATGCATTAAAG gtaGCAACGGTAAGGATTACATGTTCCTATTGAAAGGTCACGAGGATCTACGACAAGATGAAAGGGTGATGCAGTTATTTGGTCTAGTTAATACTCTCTTGTTGCACGATCCGGATACTTTCCGAAGAAATCTTACTATTCAG agatACGCTGTGATTCCATTATCCACAAACAGTGGCTTAATCGGTTGGGTACCGTATTGTGATACGCTTCACACTCTTATTAGAGATTATagggagaagaaaaagatactACTCAATATCGAACACAGGATTATGTTACGA atgGCACCTGATTACGATCATCTCATGCTCATGCAAAAAGTCGAGGTGTTTGAACACGCGCTCGAACATACACATGGAGATGACTTGGCCCGTCTTTTATGGCTAAAGTCACCATCGAGCGAGATATGGTTCGATCGCAGGACAAATTATACACGCTCTTTAGCCGTGATGTCTATGGTGGGATACATACTTGGTCTCGGCGATCGTCATCCTTCTAATCTAATGTTGGATCGTCTTAGCGGTAAGATATTACACATCGACTTCGGGGATTGTTTCGAGGTGGCGATGACGCGCGAGAAGTTCCCGGAGAAGATACCGTTCCGTTTGACGCGAATGCTGATCAACGCGATGGAAGTGACCGGCATCGAGGGAACGTATAGAAGAACCTGTGAATCCGTGATGTCTGTATTGCATCGGAACAAGGACAGTCTAATGGCAGTCCTGGAAGCGTTCGTGTACGATCCTCTCCTCAATTGGAGATTAATGGACAATGCAGTGCCCAAAGGTAAACGATCGGACGCCCAGAGTATGAGCACTAGCAGTAGCCAAGAACAGGGCGATATGCTCGATTCTCTTACTGCCACATTACCAAAGAAGGGTGTACCGTGTAGCATTGAAAATGGAGGTAAAG CTGATAATAATCAACCAGAAGCATTGAATAAGAAAGCCTTGGCGATTATAACCAGAGTCAGAGACAAATTAACAGGACGTGATTTTTCACACGAGGAAAGTCTCAGCGTTCGACGACAAGTCGATCTACTAATTCAACAGGCTACAAATAACGAAAACCTTTGTCAATGTTACATTGGAtg GTGTCCATTTTGGTAA